The sequence below is a genomic window from Venturia canescens isolate UGA chromosome 9, ASM1945775v1, whole genome shotgun sequence.
AGAGCGCTGCGCCCAGCCGAGCGTGACAACGAGCTCTCGAGTCACGGTTCCCCTCGCACTTCGGTACCATCAGCTCCAAAGCCTGcgataaaaatttctatttgaTTTTCTTGCTCTCCCATCCAGCCTTCTTTTTCGTCgagacttttttctttttctcattgcCTTGGAACAATCTTCAGCGCATCTTTGATAATTCTCCGCTGCGTAGTGCGCCGCCGAACGATTCACGTACAGAGACGACATTTTCTCACTCAACTTTATACCGTGGCTGTATGCACTCAGCGCACCCAAATAATTGCCAGCTTTGAAGAACTCGCTGTtaatttttatggaaattcaatgaagattattgaaataatatcaaaatagaataataaaaaaaaatataaaattcacaAATAATTGCCAGCTTTGAAGAACTCGctgttaatttttatgaaaattcaatgaaaattattgaaaaaattgtcgcattgataaaaattcgtgcgatcgagaacgaaagaaatgtgACATTTTTGACAGAAATACTTGACTTACTCGCCCTTTTCCTTCAACCATTGAGGATCCTGTTCTTCAGGGCGTAGATCTTCTGAGACGAATCCAGTCTTCCTTCTAGCTTCAGCTTGTTTTTCCAGCCACtaaagagcaaaaaaatagtaggtTGGAAAAGTGGtgatttttaatattcgaCAAAGCATTACTTCTTGCTCCTCGAGATGAATGCTCTCTCGTGCCGGTGTAGGGAACTGTCTTTCAGTGAATTTAACGTCAATGGTGCACGATTTCCTGGGCCTCGGTATAGCAACTCCATTCTGCTCGAAAATACCCTCGCGATTTTTCCCaaggaatttatttttctcgttcgaaAGTACTCGCCTCACTATTTCCTTTCCGCgatttttcatctctcttttcttccttcgTACAAATTCTCGTCGTACTTTTTCATCGGCTCCGAATGAAACTTTAGAATTGTTCCAGGTTTGGGTATCCGAGTCCGAGTCCGACGAATCCGAAGACGTACTCAATGCTACGGCCGTACTGGAATTCCCGTTATTTCCTGAAACATCAGCCCACAAAACCCTGATCGACtgaattttttagaaaaaatggattttcgtATTCGCATTTACTCGTCGATAATAATTTTGGTGGTTCCTCTTCGACTTTGCTTTGCTTCCTGACACTGTCGCCGTTCTCGTTATTCAACGGAAGTTCCGCTATGGATGACAAAATTTTGCACAATCTTTTTCAATCAACCACGTATAAGATAAATTTCttagaaatttatttattcgttacTTGGCTTCGTTTCGGCGCCTTTGGTAGCTTCACtttcttcttcattattttcattcatttcagcTCTCTCGGATTCCGCGATTTTCGAATCACTGCTGGTTTCCTGAGATTTCTCGTTGCCGAACCACTTTAAAGGTGGTCTAGTGGCAAAAAAAAGGCCAATGgttaaaaaatctttctaCAGATAACTTTTGAAACTCGACAGAGATTTTCTTCCTAATGCAAAGAAGCGAAAATCAATTTGAATCGTCGGTgtgaaaaaagtatgaaaaaaataaatttgcctGTAAGCTTTCCTGTTCTCCTGTACAGACCCGACGACGCTTTGAAGAATGGGTTTTTCAGCCTGATTGCGCCAATCCTCGAAATCTTTCATAGCTTCTTTTCGATGAGAATCTCTCATAGATTCGATTTTGTTGAGCCACTCAGTATCAAGATCGATTTGCGCTCTGACAGCCCGTCGCTGCAGTGCTTGACATTTTTCtgggaaaagaaagaaaatggatGAGCATTAAAATATCGAAGGATGAAAAGAGGCCTCGAGTCATCCATAGAAACTGAATGCGGGTGAACGATCTTTGCAATACTCACTGCTTTTGGCCTTGGCCTTCTCCTCAGCGGAAACTTGGGCGAGTTCGAATGCTCGCGATCGTTCAGCACGCTTTTTGCTCTTATCCAGATCTTCCATCTCCAGAGACGGCCATTCTGCACcaatttcttgttttttcagtGTATATATAACTGTTTCGTCGCCAATGGTACATTCACTCGACTCTTCGACGATTGCGCCCCGAAGAAAAAGTTCGAAAATGAATGGAGGGTAGCTCGCCTTTTTTGCACGaagacaaaatttcattcgcgcgAACATCCATATtacagggaaaaaaaattctagtatcaacggaattcaaaaacGTGATGCAAATGCACttgttcaaaaaatgttgttggCGTTGAATTGTTATGGATTACAATTGACCAAGTGACAGAGAGAGTTACATTTTGTTGAGTGAACCAATCTcacaatttaaataaataagttcattttaatatttcgATAACACTTGATCCTTGGCTATCCGAGAATTGAgtatgaattttgaataaaaatgtgacGAATTGGGGTATTTTTTCGTTGTCCGAGGTACGAATTTAAATGAACTTTCGACCAATTCATAATTTTGATTAAATCGACGACGTACCTTAAAGTAATTATTAACGGCAAATAGGTCAATTTTCTTCGGGTGACCGGTTAAACGCGTTGTTATAATGACAAATTCATGATTTTGCCGCCAAGTATATTCATTCACGATAATGGCGGGCATGTTGAATCGCAATATTTCGAAGCTTCGATCAGCAATGAAAGCGATGGACTGGTCTGTAGTTTCGGCTCGTCCTCGACGATTTCTCGACGTCTGAAGAGTGAAGTTATGCTTGAATTATGGATCAAACAATTGGAGAACACAGTCGTTTGTCTTGTGACGGCGCAGTAAGGAGCAGTAAGCGGGTTggtttaaggtagttcatgcacgaaacgattttcttacgaaagtcttgaaatttacacacaaTTTACGTGATTAATCGACTGACacacgtatcaaattttaaagggttcctcttattggttattgaaataaacgtgtttaaggtattactggatggatagcccagccgataaattgtacctgatcgaaatttccgtacttcgtgatgcaataaaaatctgaaaaaattcagcaacatttggaaaattatgtactacaattatcaataataatattgcccaaaagctattaataaattgtttaaataaataattttttaacaattttacagtaaacccttgatttttttttacgaatcgaatgtgcgcatttttctgaatgctcatgatttttttcagaattttcgtggttttttgaaattcccttttttaaatttttcaagtggctctatttgtacatttttgatgcagttaccttgagacttttcaaaacttatggtaaatatgtcttctaaaacatgtctaaaattcaaattaaaaaaaaattttttcaacatttttttaagaaatttcaaaaatctacgaaaattctgaaaaaattcatgagcattcggaaaaatacgcacatttgattcgtaaaaaaaaaaacaataggtcaccgcaaaattattaaataattaattgtttaaacaatttgttatcaacttttgggcaatattattattgataattgttgttcatagctttccaaatgatgttgaattttttcagattttgattgcatcacgaagtacggaaattccaatcagatataatttttggtcgagctatccatccagttataccttaaatatgaagaaaaatacacagagttatagggactgtgcgtaaaaaatcgttcatctttccatataacgaatgaacgtttctaacgaagtttatgaaaaacgtatgCCATAACAACGAAGTATGaaatgaaagtttgggaaaaaattcgagacgattgtcttactagtaataaagagatatattacgttaaagattgaacgaaattggttaCGAGGACTCGTATAACCTCGCCttcgcttatttcggcattttgtttcctcttggcttgggccattcctgtcatagccttctgtcttttaattaatacttttttcttgatcgatttccctttgtgtttaccCTTTGCActttctaatgcgattttttacataaaaattgtaatattttcgccagggacgaatgaaattaggGATTCACTCAGTGACGGATCCTTGATTAATTAGTGGCTTGTGATTTCATTCGCCagaagataagttgaaaaaaaatgtatttacaatttcgaattaatcgaactctgacattaatttagagtgattatatttttaattaggaagtaaaaatcgatccaatttagacacctataaaatacgatccttcgggcatgatctaccttaattctatcatttaaaaaaatcacttgcacGACGTCTCGCTCGATAGAAGGACGGTCAACTCGTCGTTGGTTCGACGATGGAGAAGGAATCGATGAAAAGACCCGTCGTCGCATGTCGCATACAAGAACTAATAAAAAACTAACAACTCACGTTCAATGTACGaatcgtttttaattgaaatgtTCGTGTGGTtttttgttgctgttgtttttCAAGAGTAACCGTAAACGACAATACCATCGGTACAGATATTCGCTAATAAAAAGCTGCCGAGTGCTACGCGTTTTCGAAACCGCGTTTGGAACAACATTTATTGATTCGATAGCATTACTCTCTTGTTACGTATATTAAGTATAAtctcgagaataaaaaaaaaagataagagAAAGTATATTATTGGTAGACAATGATAAGAAGACAGCAAGAATGGTTCAAGTGAATCGAATTACTAGTAcgattgtttgttttttttctctctctctctctctatcttttaaatatttttttttcgctcataaATACACTCTTACTCTTTCCACTTTGTTCGTACTTCACTTTTCGCAATTAAAATATAATACTACATAGTACGTGTTACACCAAGTACGGGTCTcgtgtatttttattccattagTTTTCATCACGGGACTTGTCACAAAGAAGAATCAAGGCCCCCCTCGTCGACACGAGGATTTTCACCCGATTCGaacgcaacgtttttttccttaaaaaatcagtcatttttttccgaGTCCCGCTGACTTCAGCAGCGGGatattttgtcatttattgaagaggggaaaataaaaaccgtCGATACAAAAAGAAGAGGAGAATAATGGCTTTTTTGCTGCATTCACTATAATTGTCTGAACGGATGTGCTCACTAGGCTTGAGCCTAATATCGATTCTCCGATAACGCACGAGAGAACGAATATTAGTATTTGTTGTTTGTcctcaaaaaaatgtaactcCGTCAGGAATTTGCGCTCGTTGCTATAATTGTATATTTTGGTTGATATAAAATGGAGGACTTTCGATAaacgttgtcgtcgtcgtctcgtCGATCTAAAACATGTAAACTAATACGACGTATTATTATGACACTAATAACGTGGGAGAGACGGCTCCGCACCGGTTTGTTGTCTCGTTCGTAAAATCTTTGTGTctatcgctttttttttctcccaccCGGTCGTTCGAATCGTCTCATTTTGAGAGAACGGTGGGATGCTTACTCGAATCTGTAGTATCGTTAAACGTTATCGTTACGACCGATAATATGAATGATCGTtgaatatattcatatatatttacacAATGTTGTTTGTTGTCTCAATTGACGAATACAAATTTTGGAACTTGCTTGCCCTTTTGAAACGTGCGCTTCAGTATTTATCTTACTTCTCTCGAGTCCTTCGCTCAGTACGTCTCGAATCGGACGATTGTATGAAAGGGCGGTCTTTCTCATTCGTTTTTCGCAATTAATAAGCCGATATTAGCGGTATACGGTCGCGTATTTTGGTAAAACTAATACAACTATTATAAATACGTAGAACCTTCCCAAGTGTGTTGCGACAAACGCACACTTACGGGTTAATATTCCTGTTACGAATATTCAATCATTCAAGACGCTTTGATTCGTGTACTTTGATTACCTTCTTTTTTtggtaaatgaaaaaagaacagccaaatatgatttttcatgatttgaaaTAGTAGTTTGCGTTAATTCATTGTCGTACTATATACGTTATAAACCGGCACATTCGCGTATAGAAGAGTGCGGCAGGCCTCGCGCTGgctgtttcttttcttttaatacttggcgtcgagtcGCTACCGCATCTCTTGATTTGAGACAGAAGTTTTGCTATTTCGAGTCTCGATTCGTTTGTGGAATGTTTGAGACAAAAATCGTACTGTTATCATCGAAAATACATCGATTCGTTCTGCGCGCACTCTTCTGTGCGATTTTCAGTTTTGTTccgtttcatttatttctttctatggCAAATACGAATTGCTTGGATCGTTCGTGACACCTCGACGAACAAACGTACGCGATTACTCTGACAATTATACTTTGCCTCCGTGATCGTTGATATGAAGTGTTTCTTTGAGCAAAAATTGCGAGACATTTAAAGAAActtgaataataaatgaagataacaaaaaatatactaaCACGAACTAATCCTCGAATAACAATAACGAATGGCTCGGGTTCAATCgactttttcgatgatttgACAAAAATTCTACGTTCTAATAAGCTATATATAGTGTAAGGTAGCCCAAAAGAAAATGGACGATTGAAAACTTTGTTCTTGCTCaaaaactttccaaatttatccCCATTAGATATTTTCGGCAAATAGCAAAATGCAGTGACAGGAAAAGTAAAGGTTCACAGAAAAACTGTTTTGCtgttcgaatatttttctatagtctctatttaaaaaattctaattcatcatttttcacaaaagggtTAATAAAAGGCCGCGAAAATTCGGATTAAAATATCAACCgatacaaaatataaaaattcgagtaatttcaataaacattcaaacgaataatattttttgaaaagatAAGCGAGCAAAATTTTTGAGATagatcaaaattgaaaatgtttaACCGTTTTCGCACTACCCTAATATACTCGTATACGACAACAAGAGTTCATAGTTCCGATAATAGGGACATTTCTCACATTATTTCGCTTTCGTTGATACGCAAGGACTCATAAGGGGGgcagaggaagaagaaaaaaatcatttgacattttttcttcttctttaccCCTCTCGTCACACAATATTCGtccgttttttttacaattctaCATTACATGTGTTTCTTCCTTTTATGTTCTATTGTTACTTCGAGATATCGTGAATTACCGAGAAATCTCgatcaaaaataaataatgagagGAGttaagaaagagaagaaacgaaaaatacacaAATGACGCGAAACGAGAGTTTCGAGCCTCTCGCAAAAAATACATACACACATTCGCACACTCTCGTCTCATGTATGACACTTGGACATTCATacgagttttatttttcaacgcgATGCGATTCATCGAtcattgaaattaattaaataattggcaacaAAAGAGAAAATGTAACTTGTCACGTTAATTGGAactatttttctatttctttaagACATCGaccaaaatattgaaaactaatggacgaaatggaaaaatacaaTAATCATAATGGCAATTTGACTGATTCGTTTGTTGTGTTTTGTCATCGACCTAAAAAAGTTAGAAACGTTGAATTTTCGCTAGCCATCAATGCCAAATTGTTCAAACGttttaataattatattcATTCAACGGGAAACATTTATATAACGTCCGTCTCGTATAtcaaatcgaaaaattattcgattatTTCCGAATGAGAAGGACGAGAAAAATGCCAAAAGCAAGATTTTTATCTTCATAAGAAAACTGCGCGATTAACCGACGcagatgaaatgaaaatttgtcgaaaaaaatcgcgtCAAGGTACGCTACGAGTAGCTTTATAGAGTTCGGGATGACGAAACGGACTTTTTTCCGTTTgttgagtgattttttttcccccctccAAAGTCACACATTCCTGCATGCACACAAACACGCGAGTTAACATTATTGCGTATTTATCTCATCGAAAAAGAACTATTTATAATATATCACGCATCAAAAAGCTTATTCCTCTCCTCTTCCGTGAATTacgattatttatttctttcgcgcTGCTTTCTCAGCTTTTCTTCGCATCCGTTCcatctcttttctctccttaCGCTCGCGTTCCGCCTGCGCTCGcaattctttcaattttctctTCAAATGAGATTTGTCGTCGCCGGATATGCACAGGCTTTTGAGATCTCGTGATTCGAGACGCAACAGACTGTTGCCACAAATCCCGTTGTCGATGAAACGCGTTGCGTATCGTTCCAAACCGATACCCGATAACCACTGACAAacctgagaaaaaaacaagccatttgaaataattgttcAATCAATGAATTATGATACTTTGACTTTTGACTCACTTGTTCCTTGGACCAATCAGCGATCGGTGCGGATTGCCAGAAATGTGACTTTTTGTCACCGAAACCAAAGTCACTGTTCGGAGGCAGCCAGACTTCGAGTCCACTCGAATCTATCGAAAATATATTAATCGTTTCAATACgaagattaataaaaaatagatgtATCATTGGatgacaaagaaaaaaacgagcaatCTAACTAATATGTCGAGCATACATCGAACTTTTAACTCGACAATGGTCTGATTCATTTCAGGAAAATATGTAAAATTCATTAGTTTCCAAATCATTAAAACGTCCTTAAAGATATCGACCAAACAATAACATTCTATGAATTAAGTTACGCAGTTTTAGATAATATACGagtaaaatgataaaaacaaCCAAATCCATGATTGGACAAATTTCGTTGGATATTCGagtgaagatttttttggttCTGCTTTCATTTTGCCACTTTGTGTGctgttttgaaaaagttatcaATGCGAACTCACGTCGGTAGTCACAACATGCTAAGCATACAAAATCAGAAGCATTTTAATAAAAACGACGAAtcaatgaaaagaaatgatcAGATGAAGAATgcttcgaaatatcagcgtaATTTTTGAGCATGTCATGCAAGCGGTGCAATCGAGGACGGTCAGTACCTGCGCTGCCAGCCTTGGACGGACTGGGATCGACGGCAGGTGGGCTAACGGAGCCACCCGAAGACAAACTCGAAGGCGAACCACCGGGATGGTGCCATGGTGTGCCTCCAGTACCGATAAGATTTGGCGGAGGTACTGCCGCTTTTTTTGCTGCATTACGACAATACGAGTCAACAATTTCCCCTTTCgtttacacttttttcttgttttctttttttcgttctttccgTCGTTATAGATTTATTTACAAAAGCGATAAACAGGACAGCCAACTATAGTA
It includes:
- the LOC122416145 gene encoding dynein axonemal assembly factor 4-like, with the translated sequence MPAIIVNEYTWRQNHEFVIITTRLTGHPKKIDLFAVNNYFKASYPPFIFELFLRGAIVEESSECTIGDETVIYTLKKQEIGAEWPSLEMEDLDKSKKRAERSRAFELAQVSAEEKAKAKSKKCQALQRRAVRAQIDLDTEWLNKIESMRDSHRKEAMKDFEDWRNQAEKPILQSVVGSVQENRKAYRPPLKWFGNEKSQETSSDSKIAESERAEMNENNEEESEATKGAETKPTELPLNNENGDSVRKQSKVEEEPPKLLSTRNNGNSSTAVALSTSSDSSDSDSDTQTWNNSKVSFGADEKVRREFVRRKKREMKNRGKEIVRRVLSNEKNKFLGKNREGIFEQNGVAIPRPRKSCTIDVKFTERQFPTPARESIHLEEQEWLEKQAEARRKTGFVSEDLRPEEQDPQWLKEKGDEFFKAGNYLGALSAYSHGIKLSEKMSSLYVNRSAAHYAAENYQRCAEDCSKALELMVPKCEGNRDSRARCHARLGAALCKLSAPQHGIPELEAALKLAPENETIKRDLEVAKRYFEIKD